One genomic segment of Schistosoma haematobium chromosome 6, whole genome shotgun sequence includes these proteins:
- a CDS encoding hypothetical protein (EggNog:ENOG410V4DW~COG:K) — translation MEIPVSDFCFGITCKVEQPMGLDGVICKSSNEFISNDLNIGLGNYIKAEECNYDNIMDDSLIDNKLGILRDNQSLYLEDSFKHKYNSNDGHIVNAHNRINGGTTVKRHQISSVQDSEKGVKLSCGFCNKTSSTITGRDRHIKSIHKRIKYSCIKCDRKFSSKFHLIEHKKVIHEGINLSCDECDRNFTTKSQLTRHIKSIHHGIKYPCSQCNKKLSTKYDLYVHKKVIHEGIRHPCNQCDRRFGSKSKLNDHIKVAHEGITFPCDECSKIFSSNGALCRHLQSVHQGIKYPCNQCDRLYTSRFHLNEHLRANHKGVKFTCDLCNKEFAYKVGLDEHNKNIHEGIKYPCDQCSKTFSSKCMLNNHVKAIHKGIKLTCKQCDRKFNCKSNLNLHVKSAHEGIFFQCDECDKKFTAKCPLSRHIQSIHQGVRFTCGQCDKKFTKQSTLNDHVKVVHEGFKFACQLCEKSFSTKKYLRKHVKTNHEREES, via the exons ATGGAAATACCTGTATCTGACTTCTGTTTTGGAATTACTTGTAAGGTTGAACAACCAATGGGGTTGGATGGTGTGATCTGCAAatcatcaaatgaattcatatcaAATGATTTAAACATTGGACTTGGAAACTACATAAAAG CTGAAGAATGTAATTATGATAACATTATGGATGACAGCCTAATAGATAATAAGTTGGGAATTTTACGAGATAATCAATCGTTGTATTTGGAGGATAGTTTTAAAC ATAAATATAACTCTAATGATGGTCACATTGTTAATGCTCATAACCGTATTAATGGTGGTACAACTGTTAAGCGACATCAAATTTCATCAGTACAAGATTCTGAAAAGG GAGTGAAACTGTCGTGTGGTTTTTGCAACAAGACGTCTTCAACAATTACTGGACGGGACCGTCACATTAAAAGCATTCACAAAA gaataaaatattcatgtattaAATGTGACAGAAAGTTTTCAAGTAAATTCCATTTGATTGAACACAAGAAAGTTATTCATGAAG GTATTAATCTTTCATGTGATGAATGTGACAGGAACTTCACTACGAAATCCCAACTAACTAGACACATAAAATCAATTCATCACG GAATAAAATATCCATGTAGTCAATGTAACAAAAAGCTTTCTACGAAATATGATTTATATGTACACAAAAAAGTTATTCATGAAG GAATAAGACATCCTTGTAATCAGTGTGATAGAAGGTTTGGATCTAAATCCAAATTAAATGATCACATAAAAGTTGCTCACGAAG GTATAACTTTTCCATGCGATGAATGTAGTAAAATATTCTCTTCGAATGGCGCTCTTTGCAGGCATCTACAATCCGTTCATCAAG GAATAAAATATCCATGTAATCAGTGTGATAGATTATATACATCTagatttcatttaaatgaaCATTTGAGAGCTAATCATAAAG GTGTAAAATTTACCTGTGATCTGTGTAACAAAGAATTTGCTTATAAAGTAGGCTTAGATGAACATAATAAGAATATTCATGAAG GAATAAAGTATCCATGTGACCAATGTAGTAAAACGTTTTCGTCCAAATGTATGTTAAATAACCACGTGAAAGCTATTCATAAAG GAATAAAACTCACTTGTAAACAATGTGATAGAAAGTTTAATTGTAAATCCAATCTAAACTTACATGTAAAGTCTGCTCATGAAG GTATATTTTTCCAATGTGATGAGTGTGATAAGAAGTTCACTGCGAAATGTCCACTAAGTAGACACATACAATCAATTCATCAAG gAGTGAGGTTTACTTGTGGACAATGTGACAAAAAATTTACAAAACAGAGTACATTAAATGATCATGTTAAAGTTGTCCATGAAG